The sequence below is a genomic window from Ignavibacteriales bacterium.
TGATTTCAGATGGGCATCTCTCTGTCCGTTTTTTGTATTGATACTATCAATATCGGCTTCAAATTTTATAATAGCATCGCTGAAGTCATCTTTAGCTGTTTCAATTGATGCTTCGTAGTTTGTAAAACTTCCTCTTACTGTTGAAACCACAAGGTGTTTAACTTTGAAGTTAATTTCAGAGTGTGCTGAGTCGATATTCCATTTTGTCATTTTAATTTCCTTTCAGATTTTAGTTTTGTTAAATGAACTACTCAAAACTAATCACCTGCATACAGCAGTGCATTCACACGCGGTAATAAATTTTATTAACATAGGTTAATTGTATAAGGAAATGATCTTTACGGATGGGGTTGCGTTTTGAAGGAATTGAAATAAAGACTTGAAACAAATTCACAGTCTTTATCGACCATACGTAGATAAGCTGATTGTTACAGAAAAATCTTATTTACTTTTCGGCAAGTTCCTTGCGAATCCTGCTTAATGATTGCGGCGTTATACCAAGATATGATGCAATCTGATTTTGTGGTATTTGTTCAAAAAGTTCAGGATAAGTATTTATAAATTTTAAATATCTTTCTTCGGCTGATGCACTGAGTGAATCAATTAATCTTTGATTAGTCGCAATGTTATTTGACTCAAGTAATAAACGGAAAAACCTTTCCATCTTTGGACAGTTATCAAGTAAAATTTCTCTGTCATTTCTTTCAAGCAAAAGAATTTCTGAATCCTGCAAAGCATCGATATTATACTGCGAAGGTAAACCAGTTAAAAAGCTATTCATATCAGAGATCCACCAATCCGCTATCGCAAATTGTATTATGTGTTCAGCGCCTTTGTTATCTACGGAATAAATGCGGAGGCAGCCCGAAGTGACAAATCCGGCGTATCTGCATGCTTCGCCTTCCTGCAAAAGGTATTGATGTTTCCTGAGTTTTTTATGTGTGAAAAATTTTGAAGTTATTTCAAATTCTTCATCCGTAAGATGAACTCTTTTTTCAATATGATTTCGAAGGAGATTGAACATAATTCTGGCTTCTAATTTTAGTTTGTAAAATTATTCCGTTTGGCTTTTTATATAAGCACTAACTAACAATGAATAAATCGCGCTATCCAAAAATTTTCCTTCATAAAAATAATTTTCTTTGAAATATGCTTCTCGCACAAATCCATTCCTTTCAAGAAGTTTTATTGATGCTTCGTTAAAAGGATTTACATTAGCTTCAACGGAATGAAGTTTCATCACATTAAATCCATAGTCAAGAACTTCTGAAAATGCTTCCTGCATAATTGCTTTACCATGAAATTCGGGCAGAAGAACATATCCTGCTTCGGCACGATAATGTTCCTTCTTAATATTCCAGTAACAAATTGTCCCGACAAGTTTTGGATTTTCTTTAATCGTAATTGCCCATGTAACTGCTTCATTGTTTTTTTCGAGATCAGAAATTGACTGCAAAAATATTTTAGCGTCCTCCAGAGTTTTAGCCGGGGGTCTGTCAAGATATTTCATAACAACAGGATCTGAGCGGAGAAGAAAAATTTCATCCGCATCACTCATTTCAACTTTTCTTAAAAGTAACCTGTTTGTAGTTAGTACAGGAAAATTACTGAAATCCAATTGCAGCATATTGTTCTGTTAGAATATTTATATATTTATTTTAAAGATAGGAAGATTTCAAAAATATTTTTAGGATTAATAATGAAGACTGATCTTGCTGAAATAAGACTAACATTGATAAATATGCTGACTGCAAATGTTCCGCCTTTAAAAGTAAATAAAAATTCAAGCTTGGTGTTTGAGGTTACAGGGACAAAGGAAGTAATGCAGGGAAAACAAAAAGTCCCGGGTTTTTATTTCGGTAGTGTGGTACCAAAGCCAAAAGATGTGCGACTATATTTTTTCCCAATATATACTAATGTAAATAAATTTGATAAAAGATCGGAAGAATTAAAAAAATGTCTGAAGGGAAAAAGTTGTTTTCATATTAAAAAACTTAGTGCAGAGCTTGAAATAGAAATTGAAAAGATGATAAAATTGGGGGTGGCTTTATATAAAAAAGATAACCTGATCTGATTCCAAAACTAATTAAGAATAACGTCTCAAAATCATTACTAAATATGAACAAAAATCTAAGGTAAAGTAATGTTTAAACTTGCCGATAATAATTGAATGATGGTATATAATCATCAATAAGATGCAATTGAAGTTATAATATTTCACTTAAGAGTTTTATTTGTTATTTTCAACTTGAAGTTTGAAAAGGAAAAGACAATTATTGTCGAAATTTTTTGTGGTGAATTATGCAGCAAAAAATTAAACGGGCAACAGGGGCGAATTCAAAATGCTCAAATTATTGTTTGGCTTTCCTAAAATATTATAGTTTTTATTTTTTATCAAATGTGTTCAGTTCAGAGATACGACTGATTAAGCTGGTTTTGAATAATTAAGGATAGAGACTTTATGGAATCGGTTCTGCATTTATTAAATATGCAAGTATCTTAACCATTAAGGGGTGAGCAAAATGGAGAGCGATCATACTATCAGGATAGTTTTTGTCGAAGACTATCTGCCGGATATGGACCTTGCTGTAAAACGTCTTGAAAAAAACGGCATACTAGTTAATCCGGTTCGCGTGGAATCAGAAAAAGAATTCCGCAATGCATTAATAAACTTTCAGCCTGACATTGTTATTACAGATTATATCCTTCCTTCATTTGAAGGTAAAAAAGTTCTCATCATTTCTAAAGAATCCGATCCTGACCTGCCCGTAATAATTTTGACCGGAACAATTAACGAAAAGATAGCTGTAGATTGTATGAAAGCCGGTGCCGCGGACTATGTGCTTAAATCAAACCTGGAACGTTTACCTTTTGCCGTAAGTGAAGCTTTAAAGAAAAAGCAAACGATCAAAGAAAAAAAGGCAGCCGAAGCATCTGCAAAAGAAGGTATGGAAACATTCCGCCGTTTATTTGAGGCATCAACAGATCCAATACTACTGATTGAAAAAACAGTTTTTGTTGATTGCAATCCCTCGACTGTAGAAGTACTTGGATATGCTTCGAAAGATCAGATCATCGGTAAAAATCCATGGCAGCTTTCACCCGAAATGCAGCCGGATGGTAAAAAATCAGAAATTTCCGCTGCAGAAAAAATACAGACTGCATTGGAGAAAGGTTACAACAGGTTCGAGTGGCTTCATTCAAAAGCTGATGGATCTGAATTTCCAGTAGAAGTTATGCTAACCCCGGTGATGATAAACGGGAAACAACTTTTTCATGTTATTTGGCGCGACATTTCTTCAAGAAAAATAATTGAAGAAGAACTAAGAACCACTCTCTATAGTATCGGTGACGGAGTAATCACAACCGATATCTATGGAAAAATAAAAAGAATGAATTCAGTCGCCGAAGAACTAACCGGATGGAAAGAAGTTGAGGCTTCGGGAAAACCACTGATCGAAATATTCAGAATAATAAATGAGGACACCGGATTAGAAGTTGAAAATCCTGTTCAAAAAGTT
It includes:
- a CDS encoding GNAT family N-acetyltransferase, whose protein sequence is MLQLDFSNFPVLTTNRLLLRKVEMSDADEIFLLRSDPVVMKYLDRPPAKTLEDAKIFLQSISDLEKNNEAVTWAITIKENPKLVGTICYWNIKKEHYRAEAGYVLLPEFHGKAIMQEAFSEVLDYGFNVMKLHSVEANVNPFNEASIKLLERNGFVREAYFKENYFYEGKFLDSAIYSLLVSAYIKSQTE
- a CDS encoding Crp/Fnr family transcriptional regulator yields the protein MFNLLRNHIEKRVHLTDEEFEITSKFFTHKKLRKHQYLLQEGEACRYAGFVTSGCLRIYSVDNKGAEHIIQFAIADWWISDMNSFLTGLPSQYNIDALQDSEILLLERNDREILLDNCPKMERFFRLLLESNNIATNQRLIDSLSASAEERYLKFINTYPELFEQIPQNQIASYLGITPQSLSRIRKELAEK